In Thiohalophilus sp., the sequence CGAGTGGGAAGGAAAAGATTAACCACGAAGTCTCGAAGACACGAAGTAATCAATAATTAATCCGGTCAGGGCAGGGGATTATCTTCCGCCGCGGGACATCATTATAGGTAATGTGCCCCGGTTAAATTGGTGACTGCCACCAGGCCAATAGCTTCATAATAAAATTCTTTGTGTTTTCTTCGTGTCTTCGTGCCTTCGTGGTGAATCACTTTTATGAATTCAGCGACCGCCCGCCATCGACGGCGAGGATCTGGCCGGTCATGTAGCCGGCATCGCGGATGAGATAGAGAATTGCTTTGGCAATGTCATCCGGGCTGCCGCGGCGTTTGAGGAAGGTACGGGAGATGATCTTTTCCTTGTCGTCGTCTTCCAGATTTTCCGGCCATAAAATGGCGCCGGGGGCGACGCCGTTGACGCGGATCTCCGGTCCCAGTTCGGCGGCCAGGGCCCGGGTGGCCATGGCCAGTGCGGCCTTGGCCATGCTGTAGATGGGGAAGTTGCGCAGCGGTCGTTCGGCATGAATGTCGACGATGTTGACGATGCAGCCCTGCTGCTGTTTCAGGTACGGGGCGGCGGCCTGGCTCAGGAAGAACGGCGCCTTGACGTTGGATCCCATCAGATCATCCCACTGTTCCAGATTGGCCGACTCAATCGGCGTGGGATAGAAGGTCGAGGCGTTGTTGATCAGCACATCCAGCCGTCCCCAGACCTGAGCAGCCTGATCGAGCAGTTGCCCGAGTTCGGCGGTGTGATGCAAATCGGCCTGCACCAGCACCACTGAATCGGCGCGCTCGTGTTCCAGCTCCAGTTGCAGTTTTTCGGCCGCCTCGCGTGAGTGGCGATAATGCAGCACGATATTCATACCCTGGCCGTGCAGCAGCCGTGCGGTGGTGGCGCCGATTCGATGGGCCGCGCCGGTTATCAAAACCACCTTGTGTTCAGACATGCTGTGTTATCCTTCGGTTTTGCCACAAGTCGCACACTTTAACGCAATTGGCCGATGAATACAGCGGATCCCAAAACCGGGCGCAATGCCACGCAACCCCCCTTCCCGCGGCGGCTGCGTCAGAGCCAGTCGCAGGCGAGCGACTGGCCCGAGTCCGATGCCGTGGCACAGCAGCACAGCCTGTCCCTGATTGAGGCGATCAGGGAGCAAATTGCGGCCGCCGGCGGAGCACTGAGCTTCCATGATTATATGCAGGCGGCGCTGTATACACCGGGGCTGGGTTATTATGCCGCCGGCAGCAGCAAGTTCGGCGCTGCCGGTGACTTTGTCACCGCACCGGAGATCTCGCCGCTGTTTGCCTGGTGCCTGGCCGACGCCGTTTTGCCGTTATTGAAAACCCTGCCGCAACAATCGGTCCTGGAAGCTGGTGCCGGCAGCGGGATACTGGCGGCACGTTTGTTACAACGCTGGCAGGAACAGGAATGCCTGCCACAACACTATTATATACTCGAACTGAGCGCGGACCTGCGCGAGCGCCAGCGCCGGCAGTTCGAGATACATTGCCCATCCTTGTTACCCAATGTGCAGTGGCTTGATGCCTGGCCGGAAGATTTTGAAGGTATCGTGCTGGCCAATGAGTTGCTGGATGCGATGCCGGTGCATCGCGTGCACAAGCGCGAAGGACGCTGGTACGAACAGACGGTCGGGTTCGAACAGGACGCGTTCATCACGCAGGAACAGCCACTGTCCGATACGCTGTTACAACAACAGCTGGCCCAAATCGAAGCCGAGCAGCCTCTGCCCGATGATTACCTGACGGAAATCAATCTCAACGCCGGGCAATGGATCAGGACGCTGGGTGAAAACATTCACCAGAGCGTGGTGTTACTGCTGGATTACGGTTACCCGCGCAGCGAGTATTATCATCCCCAGCGCCAGCGCGGCACGTTGATGTGTCATTATCGCCATCGCGCTCATGATGATCCTTTCGTTTATCCGGGGCTGCAGGATATTACCGCGCATGTGGATTTTACCGACATCGCTGATAACGCCCTGGCGGCGGGGTTTGGTGTGGCGGGCTATACGACCCAGGCACACTTTCTGCTCGATAACGGCCTATTGCAAAAACTCGAACAACAGTCGCTCGATGAAGCCGAATATCAGCGCCAGGTTTCGCAGGTGCGGCAACTGACCCTGCCCCAGGAGATGGGCGAGATATTCAAGGTGATGCTGCTCAACAAGGGTTGCCAGGTTCTGCCGACAGGATTCAGCGGGCGTGATTTGCGCCATCAATTATAACGAGATCATCAAATGTTGCTGATTCAGATTATTATTCTGGCCGTTTTGCAGGGACTGACCGAGTTTT encodes:
- a CDS encoding pteridine reductase; translated protein: MSEHKVVLITGAAHRIGATTARLLHGQGMNIVLHYRHSREAAEKLQLELEHERADSVVLVQADLHHTAELGQLLDQAAQVWGRLDVLINNASTFYPTPIESANLEQWDDLMGSNVKAPFFLSQAAAPYLKQQQGCIVNIVDIHAERPLRNFPIYSMAKAALAMATRALAAELGPEIRVNGVAPGAILWPENLEDDDKEKIISRTFLKRRGSPDDIAKAILYLIRDAGYMTGQILAVDGGRSLNS
- a CDS encoding class I SAM-dependent methyltransferase translates to MNTADPKTGRNATQPPFPRRLRQSQSQASDWPESDAVAQQHSLSLIEAIREQIAAAGGALSFHDYMQAALYTPGLGYYAAGSSKFGAAGDFVTAPEISPLFAWCLADAVLPLLKTLPQQSVLEAGAGSGILAARLLQRWQEQECLPQHYYILELSADLRERQRRQFEIHCPSLLPNVQWLDAWPEDFEGIVLANELLDAMPVHRVHKREGRWYEQTVGFEQDAFITQEQPLSDTLLQQQLAQIEAEQPLPDDYLTEINLNAGQWIRTLGENIHQSVVLLLDYGYPRSEYYHPQRQRGTLMCHYRHRAHDDPFVYPGLQDITAHVDFTDIADNALAAGFGVAGYTTQAHFLLDNGLLQKLEQQSLDEAEYQRQVSQVRQLTLPQEMGEIFKVMLLNKGCQVLPTGFSGRDLRHQL